GCCGCCAAGGTTCGCCATTCGTCGTCGCCGCCGGCCTTGAACCGTTGTTCCGCCAAATGCACGTGCCGCATCAGCAGCACGATGAAGGCAAGGAAGACGGCCAGGCCGATTAGACCCGTTTCGCACCCAATTTGCAGGTAAAGGTTGTGGACGCCGATGAAAAGCGGATTCCAATCGTAATGTTCCACCACAATCTTCATGATGCGGCCCGCTTCGTTCGGTTCTTCCTTCATGAGGAACCCGAAGCCGCCCACGCCCACGCCCTTGATGGGGTGTTCAGTCATGTATTCCCATGCTGCGGACTGCAACTGGGCGCGGGTTTGAACGGACTTGGAGCCTGTGTATTGCCGGAACGTCAGCACGCGCTCCTTGTACGGCCCCGGCAAAATCATCCATCCCAGGACCACCGCAAGCGCCAAACCCACAAAACGGTAGGGTGAGGATTTGACTTGTTGTTTGAGCGCCAAGAGGACGATCACGATTACGCCGACCAGGAACCCCGTCCGCGTGAATGTGAGTATCAGCGCCGCCAGTTCGACCAGCGTCGCAATCACGACAAACGTTTTGAAAAGCTTCCGTTTCGATACCGTAAACCAAAAGGCGTTCAGCGGCAGCACGCACAGCAACGTGAACGCCAGCCAGTTCGAGTGCTGGGCGCGGCCGGATACGCGGATGGCCGCTTCGCCGGCAAGCGATTCGGGGTCCACGATGGCGCCGCCCGTCTCCTGGAACGTCGCCCGGCCTTCGACGCCCTCGATATAGGTGCTCGGCATGAAATACTGCGCTACGGCGGAAGCCGCCGAAAGAAACACGCAAAGGCAGATGATGACGATGTAGGCGCGCAGCCGTTTTTTCGCGTTCTCGCCGCCTGAAAGCAAATCCACGCCCATTACGAAGAATCCAACCAACGTTCCGAGTCGGATCCATTCCGGCAATTGTTCCGCGCGATTGTCGGAAAAGACGGTTCCGAACAGGCTCCAGATCAGGAACACGATGGCCAGGATGACTTCCCATCCAAAATGCCACGATTGGCGGCGGGTGAGCAGGTTCAAGGCCCATGCGGCCAGCGCGGCGGCGCCGCACAATTTCGCGAGGGTCAACGGAACGGCTACGTGAATGCCGCCGGCGCCGATGACGCCGCCCGTTCCGGAAAGCAGCAACAAGATGACGGTGGCGTAGAGTCCCAGCACGGGAAATCGAAGGAAAAAACAAAATCCGATGAGGCCGAACAGACCCGCAACGGCCAGTTTGTCGAAAGCGACGATGGCTATGCCAAGCACAACGGCCAAGATCAGGACAAATACCGCGCCCAAGGGATTCCACCGATCTTTCAAGGCAACTCCAAGAGCACTCACGGCATTCTCGCTCCCTTCTACCGCGCTACATCGTCATGGACTCCGCCGCGCGGATCCGGCGCAGTTCATAGTGTGCGGCCACGTATGTCAACAGGGCTATTGTACCCCGAACCGCACTCATCGTCCAAGCCATACCCACCACCCCGTAACGGGGAGCGGCCCAGAGTCCCAAGGCAAGCGAGGCGATCAGACGAACGCCTTCCAGTACGGCTACCACGCGCGGCGCGCCAAGGGCAAAGACCGCCGCCACGGCCGGCGCCGCCGCGAGCGAGGTTACGGCGCCCGCGAAAAGAATGGCAAACAAATGCCCGGTCAACACGAATGCGGACCCGAACGCGAGCCGCGCCAGCGGTTCGGCAAAAAGCACGCCCGACGCCATCGCCGCGCTTGCAAGCAACGAGGGTAGCCAGAATCGCTTCAGAAATCGCACCATTTCAGCCGCCGTCTTGATCTGGCTCGCGCGCGGTAACATGACGTGCAATACGGTAAGGACGAACAAATCGCCCAGCAGCGCCAAGCTCACCGCGGCCCCGTAGTTGCCGATGTGATCGCGGGCGACGCCGAAATGGCCCAGCAATAAAATGTCCAGCCGCTGCACCAGCGTCGTGAAGAAACCCGCCAGCATGACCCACTTCGCGAACTGGAGAAACGATCGCCCCACGCCTTGGGGTATGTCCACGCGCAGTAGGCCGCGCGGAAGACTGAGCCAGCCGGCCGCCATGACGGTGAACAAAGCGGCCACATACCCGCCGAACATGACCATCACGCTGTGCGTGCCGGCCACGAGCAGAACGGCCACGGCGATCAGGCGCATCAGCGAACTGGTCAACTCGAAACGGCCATATTTCACGAATTGCTGATGGGCTTGGTAGTAGGCTTGCGCAAAACTCCAGAATGTGATAATCACCCCCCCCGCGAAAGCCAAAAACATCCCTGCGGGCGGCGGCGGAGAAATGACGCCCTCCGCGGAAGCGCTCGATTCGATCAACATGCGCGTCAACGGCCGGGCCAGGATCAGTCCCGCCAGCAGCGTCAGCGCGCCCGCCCAGCATTTGACCTGGAACACGAAGCGGAAATAGGGACGCGAATCGTCCCGGTCGTCGGCAATGTAACGCGCCGCGAACCGCACGAGGCTCATGTCAAGCGGCGGACCCGCAAATCCCGAAACCACCATCATGACGGCGAACAGGATGGCAAAGGGCGCAAACGCGTCGGGGCCAAGCCATCGCGCGACCAGCGCGTTGCTCAGAAACGCCAGCGCCGCCGCGCCGCCGCGGAAAAACAACACCGAACTTACCGCCGCGATCAACGGCCGGCTGCGAAAACGGTTGGCCAGATACTCAATGTGAGCCTTCAGCATGTACCGGAATCATGCGGCTTTTCCGGGGAAAAGGTCAAAATTTCCCCGGCATGTTTTTCGCGGCGTTCCGATGCGGCAAACGTAAGGGCCGCGATCCGTATGAGGGATCGCGGCCCGCTGATACTTTGAACGTAAAGGCGTCTATAAACCGCGCAGTACGCACAGGATGATGCGCTGGATGTCCACGGCGTCCACCTGCCCATTTCCGTCCACGTCGGGCGGCAACACCATGCTCCCCGCGCCGATGGCGTGGTTGATGCAAATCTGGACATCGGCCGCGGTCATCTGGCCGTCGCCGTCGGCGTCTTCAGGCGCGACGATCGGCGATCCCGCCGCGTTCCGGCCCAGGGCGGCCATCAATTCGGCCTTGTCAATAGCCCAATCGTGATTGGTATCGATCGTGGCCAGTAAGTCCGTGGGGGCGTCGGGGAAAACGCGCGCAATTTCCATGGCGTCGAGTTTTCCATCTTGGTTTCTATCCGCGCGAATAAGCGCCCTGAGCAGGGCATGACGCAGATCGTTTTCAACCGGGACAGGCGTCAATTCAGCCAGATCGTCCAACGTCAGCCAACCGTCGCCGTTGCGGTCCAGCATGGCGAATTCCGCCTCGGAAAGATTCGGCATGACCGCCTGCAACTCCGCAAACGTCACCGCGCCGTCGCCATTGGCGTCGGCCTGACCAAAGAGGGCGGCAATCCGGCTGCGCGGATCGTCCACGGTTGCATTGGCCGAGTCGTCGGGCGTCAGGACGCCATCGCCGTTCGTGTCGAGTTTGTCGAAGAGGTCCTGCGTCAAGTCCGGGGCAACGGCCAGCAGTTCGGCAAAGGTCACAACGCCGTCCCGGTTCGCGTCGGCGATGCCGAGCAACGCCCGCAGCCGCGCCTCCGGATCCTGCGCGCCGACCGTCAAATCGGCCACGCTCAGGACGCCGTCGCCATTGGTGTCGAGCATGTCGAATTGCGCCGGGGTAATGTTCGGACGCACCGCCTGCACTTCCTCGAATGTCGCCACCCCGTCGCCGTCGGCATCCGCGGCCTCCAGCAAGCCGTGGACCCCTTGCTGGATGTCCACTTCGCCTTCGGCGAGATCGGCCCGGCTGAGCAGGCCGTCGCCGTTCAAATCGAGCTGCGTGAAGGCGTCCACGGTGGCGTCGGGCCGCGCGGCGAGGAATTCCTCAAGTGAAACTGCGCCGTCGTTGTCCGTATCGGCCTCGCGCAAGATCCGCAGGAGTACTTCGCGCATGCCGGCCGGCGGGGCGGAGGGCAAGTCCGCCATGCTCAGGACGCCATCCTTGTTGGCATCCAACGCCGCAAACGCCTGCGGAGTGAATTCCGGATACTTGGCCTGAATTTCTTCAAGCGTCAGCAAGCCGTCCTGATTGGCGTCCACTTCCTTTAGCAGGGCCAGGATGCGGGCGGCCGGATCCTGCGGGGGCGGTGGGGGAAGATCCGCCGTGCTCAATGCACCGTCGCCGTTCCGATCAAGACCGGCGAACAAGTCAAGGGAAAGGGCCGGCAGAATCGCCTGCGCTTCTTCCAGCGTAATGACGCCGTCCCCATTGGCGTCCGCAGCCCGGATCAGCCACTGCAACAGTTGAAGCGGATTTTCGATGGAGGGCACTTCCCAATCGTTGGGAAGGTCGGCCACGCTCAGGAAACCATCCTTGTTGCGATCCGCGGCCCGGAACAAGTCCGCAGGCAGGCCGGGCACGATGGCCC
The window above is part of the Candidatus Hydrogenedentota bacterium genome. Proteins encoded here:
- a CDS encoding O-antigen ligase family protein, giving the protein MSALGVALKDRWNPLGAVFVLILAVVLGIAIVAFDKLAVAGLFGLIGFCFFLRFPVLGLYATVILLLLSGTGGVIGAGGIHVAVPLTLAKLCGAAALAAWALNLLTRRQSWHFGWEVILAIVFLIWSLFGTVFSDNRAEQLPEWIRLGTLVGFFVMGVDLLSGGENAKKRLRAYIVIICLCVFLSAASAVAQYFMPSTYIEGVEGRATFQETGGAIVDPESLAGEAAIRVSGRAQHSNWLAFTLLCVLPLNAFWFTVSKRKLFKTFVVIATLVELAALILTFTRTGFLVGVIVIVLLALKQQVKSSPYRFVGLALAVVLGWMILPGPYKERVLTFRQYTGSKSVQTRAQLQSAAWEYMTEHPIKGVGVGGFGFLMKEEPNEAGRIMKIVVEHYDWNPLFIGVHNLYLQIGCETGLIGLAVFLAFIVLLMRHVHLAEQRFKAGGDDEWRTLAATLQVSLVAFLVSGIFLHALQQKVWWLIAAGAMGLCLIAANAEHREDETKPVQAS